Proteins from one Thermococcus bergensis genomic window:
- a CDS encoding hydrogenase 4 subunit D — protein MIFELITLSIILAYAGAVCFALDDRKADTVMLPLLWASTILQIVAGVLFYSSPSTTHVKLLVSEKFGEVYGFIIDPTSVFTALVVSSAGAIFLTYAVRYMDDKNIGHPHRGQKGRFYGWMMIFLGSTLTFIYSSTVLQMLIFFELMSLACWGVVGFYGSRKSERSALKALLIPNFGAVVGFYTAVAFGFKYGDLGLKFLGDLPGNEKLILFICLMIAAFTKSAQFPFYSWIPDAMVAPTPASAFLHGAAMVEMGVYLLVRVVQFMNPPREAFYPMVAILSLTLVIAILAYPKQTDAKRLLAYSTIAECAIMYAGVATAVLGHPVGIKIALFQLMNHAYLKGLAFLTAGAFTYYYGTLDMTKIRGLKETPILAYGWAIGLLGLAGLPPFGIFFSKLYLFLNAGPMYSSPLGALLLTLILVDSVILLAVGLRSINMMVFSDGEGKKVDGIVKGALTGLILLSLVSAYIGYFALGVM, from the coding sequence ATGATATTTGAGCTCATCACGCTTTCAATAATCCTCGCGTATGCAGGTGCAGTATGTTTCGCCCTCGATGACCGGAAAGCAGACACCGTAATGTTGCCCCTTCTCTGGGCCTCGACGATCCTCCAGATAGTCGCTGGAGTCCTGTTCTACTCGTCCCCCTCGACGACTCATGTTAAACTACTAGTCTCAGAAAAGTTTGGAGAAGTATACGGCTTCATAATTGACCCTACGAGCGTGTTCACGGCCCTAGTGGTTTCATCTGCGGGTGCAATATTCCTGACATACGCGGTCAGGTATATGGACGATAAAAACATCGGGCACCCCCACAGGGGCCAGAAGGGAAGGTTCTATGGGTGGATGATGATATTCCTTGGCTCAACACTCACGTTCATATACTCATCAACGGTACTGCAGATGCTGATATTCTTCGAGCTGATGAGCCTGGCGTGCTGGGGTGTCGTCGGGTTCTACGGAAGCAGAAAATCTGAAAGGTCAGCCCTCAAGGCCCTCCTGATACCGAACTTCGGTGCAGTTGTGGGTTTCTACACCGCTGTGGCCTTCGGGTTCAAGTATGGCGACCTTGGCTTGAAGTTCCTCGGCGACCTGCCCGGGAACGAGAAGCTGATTCTGTTCATCTGCCTCATGATTGCGGCCTTTACAAAGAGCGCCCAGTTCCCGTTTTACTCATGGATTCCTGATGCTATGGTAGCCCCAACACCGGCGTCAGCGTTCCTTCACGGAGCGGCGATGGTCGAGATGGGTGTTTACCTGCTGGTAAGGGTCGTCCAGTTCATGAACCCGCCCAGAGAGGCGTTCTACCCGATGGTGGCAATCCTCTCCCTGACGCTAGTGATAGCAATCCTCGCGTATCCCAAGCAGACCGATGCCAAGAGGCTGCTCGCCTACTCAACGATAGCAGAGTGTGCCATCATGTATGCCGGAGTTGCAACTGCAGTCCTCGGCCACCCCGTTGGGATTAAAATCGCGCTGTTCCAGCTCATGAACCACGCCTACCTCAAGGGCCTCGCGTTCCTCACCGCGGGAGCCTTCACATACTACTACGGCACCCTGGACATGACGAAGATAAGGGGTCTCAAGGAGACCCCAATACTTGCATACGGCTGGGCTATAGGGCTCCTCGGGCTCGCGGGACTGCCGCCGTTTGGCATTTTCTTCAGCAAGCTCTACCTCTTCCTCAACGCCGGCCCGATGTACAGCTCCCCGCTTGGAGCACTGCTGCTGACCCTGATCCTAGTGGACTCAGTCATACTGCTGGCGGTCGGTCTCAGGAGCATCAACATGATGGTATTCAGCGATGGAGAGGGGAAGAAAGTTGATGGCATCGTAAAGGGCGCACTGACCGGGCTGATACTCCTCTCCCTGGTCTCGGCATACATTGGGTACTTCGCCCTGGGGGTGATGTGA
- a CDS encoding IS982 family transposase (programmed frameshift), translating into MVVMNFQQEILIIKSEIYPIISKHYPKNTHREIISLYDLITFAILAHLHFNGVYKHAYRVLIEEMKLFPKIRYNKLTERLNRHEKLLLLAQEELFKKHAREYVRILDSKPIQTKELARKNRKDKEGSSEVISEKPAVGFVPSKKKFYYGYKLTCYSDGNLLALLSVDPANKHDVSVVREKFWVIVEEFSGCFLFLDKGYVSRELQEEFLKFGVVYTPVKRENQVSNLEEKKFYKYLSDFRRRIETLFSKFSEFLLRPSRSVSLRGLAVRILGAILAVNLDRLYNFTGGGN; encoded by the exons GTGGTTGTTATGAACTTTCAGCAGGAAATCCTGATCATAAAATCCGAAATCTATCCGATAATCAGCAAACACTACCCGAAAAACACTCACAGGGAAATAATCAGCCTCTACGACCTAATAACCTTCGCAATACTAGCACACTTGCACTTTAACGGAGTTTACAAGCACGCTTACAGAGTCCTAATCGAAGAAATGAAGCTGTTCCCCAAAATCAGGTACAACAAACTAACAGAACGCTTGAACAGGCACGAAAAACTCCTGCTCCTAGCGCAGGAAGAATTATTCAAAAAACACGCCAGAGAATACGTTAGAATACTGGACTCAAAGCCCATTCAGACCAAGGAGTTGGCCAGAAAAAACAGGAAGGATAAGGAGGGTTCTTCAGAAGTCATCTCTGAAAAGCCCGCAGTTGGGTTTGTTCCCTCTA AAAAAAAGTTTTACTATGGGTACAAGCTGACCTGTTACTCTGATGGAAATTTGCTGGCTTTGCTGTCCGTTGATCCGGCGAATAAGCATGATGTGAGTGTTGTCAGGGAAAAGTTCTGGGTGATTGTTGAGGAGTTTTCTGGCTGTTTTCTGTTTTTGGATAAGGGTTACGTTAGTAGAGAACTTCAGGAGGAATTCCTGAAGTTTGGCGTTGTTTACACGCCGGTGAAGCGGGAGAATCAGGTTAGTAATCTGGAGGAGAAGAAGTTTTACAAGTACTTGTCTGACTTTCGCAGGAGGATTGAGACTTTGTTTTCGAAGTTTTCTGAGTTTCTTCTGAGGCCGAGCAGGAGTGTTAGTTTGAGGGGGTTAGCTGTCAGGATTTTAGGGGCGATTCTGGCCGTGAATCTGGACAGATTATACAACTTCACAGGTGGTGGGAACTAG